A genomic segment from Lignipirellula cremea encodes:
- a CDS encoding dipeptidase, with protein MKDLDQFLEQHREAFENDLCDLLRIPSVSTDSSYRKDVRRAGDWVAEQFRRLNFKTEVISTDRHPIVYAESAPVPGKPVALVYGHYDVQPPDPLNEWTTPPFEPSIRNGNLYARGATDDKGQMLTHVKAVQAWIETRGELPMQVKFLIEGEEEVGSESLNDWLEDPATLEKLACDIVVISDTSQFAPGQPAITYGLKGIAYFELKLQGPSQDLHSGVFGGAVTNPANTLAKMLAALIDDDRKVQIPGFYDDVIDATASEREQFAKLPFTDEQFQQQLGVTGVSGEAGYTTLERRWVRPTFDINGLSSGYQGEGAKTVLPARASAKFSFRLVPNQCPKKVAAALEPMLQKMCPPGITMELVDMHGAPGIVTPLDSPYMQAAADAIESGFGTRPVFIREGGSIPVVTAFSKKLGVDTLLLGWGLNDDNTHSPNEKFCLADYHRGTKASVYLWDRLSQLPAR; from the coding sequence ATGAAAGATCTCGACCAGTTCCTTGAGCAGCATCGCGAAGCGTTTGAAAACGATCTTTGCGATCTGCTGCGGATTCCCAGTGTAAGCACTGACAGCAGCTATCGGAAAGATGTCCGCCGGGCCGGCGATTGGGTCGCCGAACAATTCCGCCGGCTGAACTTCAAAACTGAAGTGATCAGCACCGACCGCCACCCGATCGTCTATGCCGAATCGGCCCCGGTTCCGGGCAAGCCCGTCGCACTCGTTTATGGCCACTACGATGTCCAGCCGCCGGATCCGCTTAACGAATGGACGACCCCGCCGTTCGAACCGTCCATCCGCAACGGCAACCTGTACGCCCGCGGAGCGACCGACGACAAAGGGCAAATGCTGACCCATGTCAAAGCAGTGCAAGCCTGGATCGAAACCCGCGGCGAGCTGCCCATGCAGGTGAAATTCCTGATCGAAGGGGAAGAAGAAGTCGGCAGCGAAAGCCTCAACGACTGGCTCGAAGACCCGGCCACGCTGGAGAAGCTGGCCTGCGATATCGTCGTGATCAGCGACACCTCGCAATTCGCCCCCGGCCAGCCGGCCATCACGTACGGACTCAAAGGGATCGCTTATTTTGAGCTGAAACTGCAGGGCCCCAGCCAGGACCTGCACTCGGGCGTGTTCGGCGGGGCCGTGACCAACCCGGCCAATACCCTGGCGAAAATGCTGGCCGCCCTGATCGATGACGACCGCAAGGTTCAGATTCCCGGATTCTACGACGACGTGATCGATGCAACTGCCAGCGAACGGGAGCAGTTCGCCAAACTGCCCTTTACCGACGAACAGTTCCAGCAGCAGCTGGGCGTGACGGGCGTCAGCGGCGAAGCCGGCTACACCACGCTCGAACGGCGCTGGGTCCGGCCGACCTTTGATATCAACGGCCTCAGCAGTGGCTACCAGGGCGAAGGCGCCAAAACGGTCTTGCCCGCCCGGGCCTCGGCCAAGTTCAGCTTTCGCCTGGTGCCGAACCAGTGCCCCAAGAAAGTCGCCGCCGCACTGGAACCGATGCTGCAGAAAATGTGTCCTCCCGGCATCACCATGGAACTGGTCGACATGCACGGTGCCCCCGGCATCGTCACGCCGCTCGACAGCCCCTACATGCAAGCGGCCGCCGATGCGATCGAATCCGGCTTCGGCACGCGGCCCGTTTTCATCCGCGAAGGCGGTTCCATCCCAGTCGTCACGGCCTTTTCCAAAAAGCTGGGGGTTGATACCCTGCTGCTAGGGTGGGGCCTGAACGACGATAATACCCATAGCCCCAATGAAAAATTCTGCCTGGCCGACTACCATCGCGGAACGAAAGCCAGCGTTTACCTGTGGGATCGCCTGAGCCAGCTTCCCGCACGGTAG
- a CDS encoding ATP-dependent Clp protease adaptor ClpS, translating into MSDESVAAPVEETIVKTKKRKKHARPKQQPRYHVILWDDDDHSYDYVMRMMLEVFAHPLEKGFAIAREVDASGRAICLTTTMEHAELKRDQIHAYGKDDLIARCQGSMSASIEAES; encoded by the coding sequence ATGTCCGACGAAAGCGTTGCCGCCCCGGTTGAAGAGACAATTGTCAAAACGAAGAAGCGCAAGAAGCATGCCCGGCCGAAGCAGCAGCCGCGTTACCACGTGATTCTGTGGGACGACGACGATCACTCTTATGATTACGTCATGCGGATGATGCTGGAGGTGTTTGCCCACCCTTTAGAAAAAGGGTTCGCCATTGCCCGCGAAGTCGACGCCAGTGGTCGGGCGATCTGCCTGACCACCACCATGGAACACGCCGAGCTGAAGCGGGACCAGATCCACGCCTACGGCAAGGACGATCTCATTGCCCGCTGCCAGGGCTCCATGTCGGCTTCGATTGAAGCGGAAAGCTGA